The DNA window TATTACAGGAACATCAACACCTTCGGTTAAACACTTTGCATTAGAAACAACAGCTTTGTCGGCTTGCTCAAACGCTTTCAAAATAATTTCCCTTTCGCTTGTCGTTTGAGTTCCGCTAATTGAAGTTGAAATTGCATTAGGAACTAATCTGTTGTGTCGTGCAGCAAAGGCAAAAGCGTTTTTGATACGAGAATGGAAAGTTAAAGCATGAAATGCTTTATACTTTTCCATTACAATATTCAATGCGTAATTGTGTGCATAGTCAGTTATACTTTCGGATTTGGTCAACTGAATATTTCGTTCAATGTATTTCTTTAAATCGCTGTCTGAAACACCAACAGCAATGATTTTATAGTTTACTAAAATCTTCTTCGTGATTGCCGTTCCAAAAGTCATACGATACGCTTCTTTACCGTAAACTTTAGGATTGCTCATGTCTTTTAAAAAAGTAATTCTCCCTGTATGTTTTGCTTTCAATTCAGGCGAAGCAATTCGTGGAGTTGCTGTCATGTAGAGGCGTTTTACGCCTCTTACTTTTTCTTTGTTGTGAACTAAAGTGAATTTATTAAGGTCTTCAAAACCTGCTGTTTTGTGGGCTTCGTCTGCAATAATCAAATCAAATTGAAAGTCTGGAACTACTTGTAATGCATCAACAACAACCTGTAAAGATTGATAGGTTGAAAAAACAACCTTGTTTTCTGGTCGTTGCAAAAAGGAAGCAACAAGATTTTTATCAGATGTTACATTCCCTGGTATTTCGTAAGTGTGTGTAATTGCAATATCGTTGTCAATGTCTGCATCAATATCTTTTTCGCTACAAACATTTAAGCGAATAAATTTTGTGTTGTATGCTTCGTTCCAATTGCTTTTGATTTGTCGCAACAATGCTAATGAAGGAACTAAAACCAAAGTGTTTGTAGCTTGTAGTTTCTCCTTAATCCAAAGAGAGGTTAATGTTTTGCCTGCTCCGCAGGGCAAAATCAATTGCCCTCTTTCGTTGTCTTTAAAGTGATTTACTACTGCTTCAATTGCGTCTTGTTGGTAGTCGTGCGGAGTTGGTTTTTTGATTTCTTTAATCGGTTCACCGATTAAAGCGTTTCTCATTTTCTCAAAGGTCGCTGCTGAAATATTTTGAAGATGTGAGTAACTGAAAAATTTGAAGTTGTCAGTTAAGTTTTGAGCAACTTGTGTGATGTCAGAAGAATTTGAAAAAACACAATGCAAGTCAGCGTTTCGGGCAAAGCCAAAGAAGTTGCCCAATTTGTCAGCATTCCAATTGAGTTTTACTGTTTCGTCATTCTTGAATTTGCACTGAATTGCAATTACTTTTTCGTCACGGTCAACAATTAGTAAATCTATACCGTGTTCAACAGTCGGTAAGTTTAGTTTTTGTTTTAGGTCGGTTGGTATTTCTTCATAGAGGTAAACGTCTTTGCAGTCGTATTCTGCTGCAAATTCACTGTCATGGAGAAAACAAAGTTTTGTAAAGTATTCAAATAATTTTCCTGCTCTTGTTGTCTTGGCGGTTGTGTCTGTGGCTGATGTGTTATATTCTGAAAGTTTCGGTTTCAGGTCAGTCCACGAATGAACACCTTGTAAAAGTCCAGCTAATATTTTTTCATTCTCTGTCATTAGAAACGAAAAGTTGTCAGGTTACGGAGTGCGGTTGGGCAAAAGCAAATGTGGTGCAACTGTGTGTCGGCTTGTGGGTGGCGTTGCACCTCTTTTGATTTTGCTGAAGCGTTGGCTTTTCTGTTCATTTTTTGCACTGTCGTTTGATGTTGCACTGTCGTCATAGCATTACTGGTAACGATTTGCGGCTACAAGAAGTTGGCGATTTCGGAGACGAAAACTGTCTGCCACCACTACACTTGATACGAAGCACAAAACTTCATGTAACCACTGAACCGCCAATTTCTTGTAGGTGCTGTTAGCACCAGTTTTTATTTCCATTTCGTACTTTTTTTGTCGTCAACATTGTTTTCTTTTCATTAGTCAGCTATTTAATTGTCTGTACTAAAATTTCTCTTTCTCAATAACAAACCAGTCGTCCAAAACTGCTCCACTAAAATCTGTATCTAGTGCATAATATCCAATTGGTCTTAAGTTGTCAAGCCCAATTTGGTTTGTGTTTTCGAAATAAAGTCCTATTCGGGTTTTAATAATTGAACCTCCGTGTCGTCTGTCAATTTGATATTCAAACCTGTCAAATATTGCTTTAATTTCATTTTGTTCAAAGCCTCCTAAAAAGTCTATGTCGCCTTCATTGTCTTTGAATATTTGTTCAAGATTGTTAAACGCAGTCTTTGTTAAGTCAAGAGTCCTACATCTTTCTGTCAATAATATTTCGAGTTGTTGGTCTGTCATAAAATTGGTGCTAACGGTTTAGCACTGACGAAGTCCGCTGGCATTGCAGCCAAAGGTAGAAATTTAAGCCAAACTTTTGTATTTTCATTTAATCAAAAAATTTTAAAAAGCGGATTTTGTTCAGTGCTGTGTTATAGGTCGTTTTTAGTTTCATAATACATTTAGTAATCGATGTGCCGACTTTTAAAGTACTATTAATTTTTGAACTAAAACCCTATTGAATTCTTTTACTATAAATGAATACATACCTTTAGAAATATTTGAAATATCCATTTCATATAAATTGTATCTTAATTCAACATTTAATTTTTTTATTAACCGCCCATCAGAACTAATTAATAATATGCTTTCAGTAATTAATGGGTTTTCAAGTTTAATATTCAATTTGTCAGACGCGGGATTTGGCCAAATTTGAAAGTTATTTTGAAAAATATTTTCTGTTCCTGTAGTTCTTGAAGAGAATACTAACATTTTGGCTTTTGAATTATCCGCCCAATCACAAAATGCTAAATAAAAATTACCATCATTACCCAACGTTAAGGATTGGTATTCTCCTAATTCATCATTTGTGTATTCGGCTGAATAAAGAACCATTGGAGTTGAAAAAGTTTTTCCTTTATTTTCAGAAAAGACATATTTGAGATTAAAAGTATTAAATTCTTTTTGGTTATAAATGACATGAACATTACCATCACTAGTGATATAACCTTGGGCATAAGCACCATCAGATAATTTGATCGAATTCCAATTTTCATCAATGAAACTGTGATAAGTAATTGGAGTATTTGTTTCATGCGGTTCGTGGGACAACACACCAGCAAAATTAAAGTTAGTATGTGATATGGGCTTAGTGATATTGTTTGATATAGTGGTAGAATTATTTGAGATTGAAATATTCGACCAATTATCTCCAAAATCATTACTTGTAAAATGATATATTTGGTTATGTACAACACTTCCGAAAGTAACAAATAATTTTTTATTTTTGCCCCAACTAATGTCAGGTCCTGTATTGAAATTAAAAAATTCTTGTGGTATAAGAAATGAATGGGGAGTGCTCCATGTTTCACCACCATTTACCGATTTCGTAAAATTTATTTTGACATCCCATGGCTGAATTACAAAATCAGCTAAATTATAAACTAAAAAAAGTTCTCCATTGCCTTTTGCAATTAATTGAGGGTAATCTGATGCCTTACCATCATGATACGGTTTACTAATAAATTTCCACGATAATCCATCATCTATTGATTTATAGAGTTCCAAATCTATTATCCAGTCATCCCACGAAATTACTCGCATTACGATTAGATAGAAGTTACCAACATCATCATGTGCTAATACTGGATCAGCAACTGTTGCTTCCAGATTTCTTGGTTCTATGGAATCAATAACCGACCAGGTCATACCATTATCGATACTTCTATGTATTAGTGTACGTTCTCGGTTATTAGGTTGTGTGCTGATACGCTCCATGGAAGCAACAATAAACGTATTTGTTGTTTTTGATTGAATACATTCAAGTTCTACAATTCCTTTCGTCCCCAAACTGCTAATAGTCTGACCTTGTAAATGAAGTTGGAATAAGAGAATGAAAAATAGAAGTTTTGACTTGTTCATATAATTTAACGTGTATGATTAATTCTGGAAACCTATAAATTGGTTATATATTTTAATGATTTTATACATAAGTAATTTAATATTTATTTCTTTAGGATTTGACGGTTCATATATTTGAATGACCTATAATGTACACCAAAAGTAAACAAAGTCTACTGTTTTTGTAAGCTATGTACACTTTTAGTATTGGATATCTTTTTACAAATCGTCAAATGGACTTCGGATGCCCTGTATTTTTTTCTGGCTGACGTGGGTATAGATCTCTGTGGTCCTGCTGCTTTTATGCCCAAGCAATTCCTGGATATAACGAAGATCTGTTCCACTTTCTAAAAGATGGGTCGCGTAACTGTGCCTGAGCCAGTGCAGACTTACCGCCTTTTGATTTCCAGTTTCCACAAGAGCATTCTTAAGTACCTTGGCAATACTGGTCTCACTGTATTTTCCTCCATTTTGTCCTTCAAAAAGGTAATGCTTCGGCTTGTATGTTTTTATATATTCTTCCATTTGGCCCTGCAATTTCTGACTGAGTGGTACCACCCGGTCTTTATTTCCTTTGGATTGTTGAATGAGCAACAACTGACGATCGATCATTATATCCGTTAATCTAAGTTCCAGTAACTCACTTCGCCTTAAGCCACATGCGTAAAGGAGACTCAGCATTACTCTGTGTTTAAGGTTTTTTAAACTGTCGAGAATCTGCCTGACTTCTTCTTTGCTGAGTACGTTAGGTAATTTAAAGGAACGTCTGGGACGATGTATTTCCTCCAGATCTATTAACTTGTTTTCTTCCACCCGAAAAAACAATTTTAATGCGTTGACTACTTGATTCTGATAGGAAGAAGAATAAGCCTTGTAAAGAATGTAATCGTTATTAAACCTTATGATGTCCTCCAGGACGATCTCATTGATAGGTTTGCCTTTCATGAATTTTAGAAAAACACCTATTGCGTCGAGATAAGTCTTCTGAGTATTTTTACTGTACCTTTTGCTCTTAAGCCATGCCGAAAATCTTTCCAAAGGAAGGTCATACGCATGTCGAAACCTCTGTTGCTCCTTAACTTGATTTAATTTTCTTCTAAGTTCACTTTCGTCCAGCTTGGCGTTTTCTCCAAAACTATTTCTGAGTTCCATGAGCAAGCCTTTTCGGGGAGGAACTTTCCATACACGATGATCTGGATCCCATCGTACACCTTGGATTTTCTTAACTGCTGCAATCAAAATTGGATCATACGGAACACGGATGGTGAGCAGCTCCACTCCCTCTTGCTCCGCTAAGTCTAATAAAATGGTTTCCATTTGGTAGGTGTTTTATAGTGTTCTTAAAAATATTCATTCGTAGTATTTTGGTCAATAAGATATTTGCAGTGCTTACTAATTCCTGTTTCGCCCTAAAATCCTTCAGTTAGATGCTAACTTTATTTTACGGCTTCGCCGTCCTCACTCACAGATCCGCAAGCAAGGCATGGAAGGTGATTCTTATATTGCGTTCGTTCAGTTCAACTGTAATTGATCAGTCGGTATTTCTACCAAAAAAAACATGGATAGATTTTCAAGTTTTAACTGAACGAATTTTTTACCAATGAGATCTACCAGTATTCCGGTATTCCCGGCCAATAAACCGGCTTTTATTTTGACCTGTTTTCCTTTTAACCCTCGGATGGCCTGCAAGGAATTCTGAATAATCATGGACCCTCCCTTGCGAAGCAAATCAAGCTCTTCTTCCCTTATAATGGCATCCTGGTTTTCATGACGTACATAATGCAATACACCTTTAGCCTGAAAGACAGCCTGCCGGTCCTTGTCTTCATTGCACACAAATAAATAAGAAGGAAATGCGGGTACCGTCAATTTCTTCATCCGATCCGACCATTGGCGCATGACTTGGACCTTGGGTAAATAATGCTCTATCCCCAGTCGGGCAAGTTGCTGCTCTACTTTAAATTCATATCTTCCTTGTATATACAGGACCTTCCAGCTTGGCATCCGTCTAGGGTTAGTTGCCGTGCTAAATTAGAAATAATTTGCTTCTATGAGAATTAATTTTCCGGGCCCTTACCGCAGGTCTGAGGTGCTGGATAAAAAAGTTGCATCGCATTTGGCAAGATTATTTTGCCCCAGGCCTGGGCCTCTTGAATAAACAACA is part of the Candidatus Vicinibacter affinis genome and encodes:
- a CDS encoding UpxY family transcription antiterminator translates to MPSWKVLYIQGRYEFKVEQQLARLGIEHYLPKVQVMRQWSDRMKKLTVPAFPSYLFVCNEDKDRQAVFQAKGVLHYVRHENQDAIIREEELDLLRKGGSMIIQNSLQAIRGLKGKQVKIKAGLLAGNTGILVDLIGKKFVQLKLENLSMFFLVEIPTDQLQLN
- a CDS encoding site-specific integrase; amino-acid sequence: METILLDLAEQEGVELLTIRVPYDPILIAAVKKIQGVRWDPDHRVWKVPPRKGLLMELRNSFGENAKLDESELRRKLNQVKEQQRFRHAYDLPLERFSAWLKSKRYSKNTQKTYLDAIGVFLKFMKGKPINEIVLEDIIRFNNDYILYKAYSSSYQNQVVNALKLFFRVEENKLIDLEEIHRPRRSFKLPNVLSKEEVRQILDSLKNLKHRVMLSLLYACGLRRSELLELRLTDIMIDRQLLLIQQSKGNKDRVVPLSQKLQGQMEEYIKTYKPKHYLFEGQNGGKYSETSIAKVLKNALVETGNQKAVSLHWLRHSYATHLLESGTDLRYIQELLGHKSSRTTEIYTHVSQKKIQGIRSPFDDL
- a CDS encoding T9SS type A sorting domain-containing protein, with the translated sequence MNKSKLLFFILLFQLHLQGQTISSLGTKGIVELECIQSKTTNTFIVASMERISTQPNNRERTLIHRSIDNGMTWSVIDSIEPRNLEATVADPVLAHDDVGNFYLIVMRVISWDDWIIDLELYKSIDDGLSWKFISKPYHDGKASDYPQLIAKGNGELFLVYNLADFVIQPWDVKINFTKSVNGGETWSTPHSFLIPQEFFNFNTGPDISWGKNKKLFVTFGSVVHNQIYHFTSNDFGDNWSNISISNNSTTISNNITKPISHTNFNFAGVLSHEPHETNTPITYHSFIDENWNSIKLSDGAYAQGYITSDGNVHVIYNQKEFNTFNLKYVFSENKGKTFSTPMVLYSAEYTNDELGEYQSLTLGNDGNFYLAFCDWADNSKAKMLVFSSRTTGTENIFQNNFQIWPNPASDKLNIKLENPLITESILLISSDGRLIKKLNVELRYNLYEMDISNISKGMYSFIVKEFNRVLVQKLIVL